A genomic stretch from Edaphobacter aggregans includes:
- a CDS encoding VOC family protein, which yields MARVTGIGGIFLRAKDPKALTAWYAKHLGIALSDYGGATFLWTDEVPATTGMTTWSVFPDNTTYFGPGNERGPQQAMVNYRVDDLDALLTQLAAANVTIDPKREDADYGRFAWITDPEGNRIELWQPLVTPPEDPSA from the coding sequence ATGGCAAGAGTCACCGGCATAGGCGGAATCTTCCTCCGCGCAAAAGACCCCAAAGCCCTCACCGCCTGGTACGCCAAACACCTCGGCATCGCCCTCAGCGACTACGGCGGAGCCACCTTCCTCTGGACCGACGAGGTCCCCGCCACCACCGGCATGACCACCTGGTCCGTCTTCCCCGACAACACCACCTACTTCGGCCCCGGCAACGAGCGCGGCCCCCAACAAGCCATGGTCAACTACCGCGTAGACGACCTCGACGCTCTTCTCACCCAACTAGCCGCCGCCAACGTCACCATCGACCCCAAACGTGAAGACGCCGACTACGGCCGCTTCGCCTGGATCACCGACCCCGAAGGCAACCGCATCGAACTCTGGCAACCCCTCGTCACCCCGCCAGAAGACCCGTCCGCATAG
- a CDS encoding PadR family transcriptional regulator: MRRSSQTTRVLAEFLQCETAWRYGYDISQNTGLRSGTLYPILMRLAEHRLLETSWETVEAGRPPRHLYKLTRDGLRYAREQVRASSVEAIGESVFGGVTG, encoded by the coding sequence ATGCGCCGCTCTTCTCAAACAACGCGCGTGCTCGCTGAATTTCTGCAGTGCGAGACTGCGTGGAGGTACGGGTATGACATCAGCCAGAATACGGGTTTGAGATCGGGAACGTTGTATCCGATCCTGATGCGGTTGGCGGAGCATCGGCTGCTGGAGACGAGTTGGGAGACGGTAGAGGCAGGTCGTCCACCGCGGCATCTTTATAAGCTGACTCGTGATGGGTTGCGGTATGCGCGGGAGCAGGTGCGCGCGAGTTCTGTAGAGGCGATTGGGGAATCAGTGTTTGGCGGGGTGACGGGCTGA
- a CDS encoding glyoxalase/bleomycin resistance/extradiol dioxygenase family protein produces MTPPTQETHNIQQVVPFLMITNMEASLRFYVEGLGFTMTNKWIDKGKLRWCWLQLEGAALMLQEYRPGHIPTIKRGEGVSICFQCKDALALYRTFLSCGLTPREPFVGNAMWVTIITDPDGYKLDFESPTDVPEETLYSALHS; encoded by the coding sequence GTGACGCCACCGACACAGGAAACCCACAACATCCAGCAAGTCGTTCCCTTCCTCATGATCACCAACATGGAAGCTTCCCTTCGCTTCTACGTCGAAGGCCTCGGCTTCACCATGACGAACAAGTGGATCGACAAGGGCAAACTCCGCTGGTGCTGGCTCCAACTCGAAGGCGCAGCCCTCATGCTGCAGGAGTACCGCCCCGGCCACATCCCCACCATCAAACGCGGCGAAGGCGTCTCCATCTGCTTCCAGTGCAAGGACGCCCTCGCCCTTTACCGCACCTTCCTCTCCTGCGGCCTCACCCCACGCGAGCCCTTCGTCGGCAACGCCATGTGGGTCACCATCATCACCGACCCCGACGGCTACAAGCTCGACTTCGAAAGCCCCACCGACGTCCCCGAAGAAACCCTCTACTCAGCCCTTCACAGCTGA